ATACTTGACGAAACCTATTATCACTCGCTCAGTTTTTTATACTCAAAGGAGGAATTTGACAGGCAGGTAAAACTGCACCGTGAAAAGATTAAAACACTCTTTAACCTCGAACCCGCCATCTTCCGCAACACCGAACTGATCTTTAACAACGATCTCGCAAAGCATGTGGCTGCCATGGGTTATAAAGGAATGTTGTGTGAAGGAACGGACCGGTATCTCCGCACGCGCACACCCAACCAGGTGTATACATCGCCGGGTATCGATAACTTTTCATTGTTGCTGAAGAATTACCGGCTCAGTGATGATATTGCCTTCCGGTTCAGCAATCATCAATGGGAAAACTGGCCGCTTACCGCTGACAAGTTTTCCCAATGGCTGCACGATCATGCCGGCAATGCTGAAACCATCAACCTGTTTATGGATTATGAGACATTCGGTGAGCATCAATGGAAAGAGACCGGCATTTTCAATTTTCTCGACAATCTGCCCGAGATGATTCTCGATCACCCTGATTTCTATTTCCGCTCACCTTCCGAAGTGCTTGCCGCCCATCCTGTTCGTGATGTGTACGATGTACCGGAATTCACCAGCTGGGCTGATGAAGAAAGAGACCTTTCCGCATGGAATGAAAATGCATTACAGCGTGAAGCCCTCGCGAAAATCTATGCGCTGGAAGAAGCCGTTAAAGCTACCGGCAATGATGACTTGTTAAAAGTGTGGGGCAAGTTGCAGACATCGGATCACTTTTATTACATGAGCACCAAGTTCTGGGCTGATGGTGATGTACATAAATATTTTTCTCCTTTTGCATCACCTTATGATGCCGGAATCTATTTCATGAATGTGATCAGTGATCTCGGGAAGACCATTGCGGAATACAAGATGCCTGCGACTTCATAAAACAGAAATTGTTAAAGCAATCTTTGATTACGACAGATTGCGGCACTCGCTTCATCCACATTTACTCCAGCCTGCATTTTATGGCGGCATCTTCCGGTTTCCATCGCCGGTATCGTTTTCTTTTCATTGACCGGATGATGAAGAATGTGTTTTGATAATGCAACGTTAACAGCCTAATTTTACACTGCCGGCCAATCCAATATTCCGGCAGCAGGGTATGAGCAGGACTATTGTAAATCTTCTCCTCGATCTTTCGGCAGGCCTTCTCTTTCTTGCTATGATACTCACCGGTTTTATTATCAGGTTTCCATTACCGCCGGGCACTAATAAATCAAGAATGCTTTGGGGCCTTGCCCGTCATGAATATGGTGTCATACATTACTGGTTCAGCTTAGGCTTCCTCGTAGTGCTGCTGTTGCATCTCCTGCTGCACTGGCAATGGCTGACCAGTGTGATCGGGAAGAGAGTATTTGGTATGGCCACCGGCAGGAAAGCATCCATCCGTGCAGGCCTGCTTACCATCATTGCGATTGTATCGGGCTTCACTGTTTTTGCTATTACAGCTTACCGCTCCGTTACTGACACTTCCGGCAATGTGATCTGTAATACAGCAATTCCATCCGGTAATCAGCCGGAAGCAGTATCAGCCAATTCGATCAATAATTTACCCAAGACTGATTTCTGGAAAGAAGTGTATCCTGTTCTCGAGATGAATTGCATCAGCTGTCATGGTCCGAGGAAACAACTCGGAGGTTTCAGAGCCGATAACCGTGATGATTTTTTTGGAAAGAATGGCAAGGAAGCTTTCATTGTTCCGGGTAAGAGCAGCGAAAGCAAGCTGATTGAAATTATTTCAGGGCGGCGGCCAACAATGAAATCCGCTGATGCACATATATTGCCTGCAGAAGATATCAGGACAATTACAAAATGGATTGATGAAGGCGCCGACTGGCCGCAGGATTAATATTCCGTCATGATGGCTGTGTTGCCCGATCCGTTGAAGCTGAAGCATGGCAACCAATCTGCGAACCGAAACACTATTCCCACCTGAAAACCTTTACAGCAACAGCATAAACAATGATGCCGCATATTCCCAATGCCATCAGGTCCTTCCACACATCGAATAATCCTGCACCTTCAAATGATACTTTTCGCATCGCATCATTCAGATAAGTGAGTGGTAATATTTTAGGTATAGGTTGCAGCCAGGAAGGAAAGGCATCGGTAGAAAAAAAAGTGCCTGCCAGCAAAAACTGCGGCAAGGTGATGATGTTGGCGATCGGCGGAACAGCGGCTTCATTCTTTGCCAGCCCTGAAACCACAAAGCCAAAGCCCATAAAAATAAAGAGGCCGATAAAAGAGAGAATTAACAGGTTGATGAAGGTGATGAGACCATGAACGAGAGTGAACCCAAAAGCGAAATATCCGAGCACCAGTATTACGGAAGAAGTGAGCAAAGAAAATAATACCCTGCTCAGCCCTTCACCGATGATGATGTAGGGACGTTTGACAGGCGTTGCAAAAAAACGTTTGATTACCAGCGTCTGGCGAAGTCCCAGGAAAGTAAAGGCTGTTCCAAAAACACCGGTGCTCAGCAGCGAGAATCCCAGCATGCCCGGCAAAATAAAATCAATGGATTTATAGGGCCTGCCCGGCTGCCGCTCTTCCCTGATTTCCGCCATCATCGTTTGCGGCTGCATATTGATCATGGTTTTCCTGTCAATCATCGATTGCAGCATATTGATCAGCAACGGTGCATTGCGCGAGGATGCCGATGTCTTGACATGAATAATTACAGGCGCACCGGTACCTGAAGTGTTTGGCTGAATGTTAATCATCCCGTCGATGCGCCCCTTGTTGAGATCCGTTATTAAGTCCTGATCATTCTCGCCGGCAATTAACCTGAACTGCGGATTCTGCTTTATCGCCTTGTAAAGTATGCTGGTGGTGTCGGAAGCCTGTTCTACGCCTACTTCCAGTTTAAAGCCACTATTGCCCACAAAGCCAAACACCAGGATAAAGATGAGCGGAAAGGCAAACGAAAAGATCACCGCCGACGGACTGCGGAAGATGCTGCGAAGGCTGGCCCTCGTGATGGCCAGCATGGCACGTACCTGGCTATAGCTTTGGGGAGGCATCAAGATTTCAAATTGGTTTAACTGGGTTTTATCATCTATCGTTATGCCGGTTACCGGATCAGGACACTTTTCAGCAAAGAGCCTTTTAATCGAAAATCATACAGAATTTTTTCTCATTCATCTCTCCATTCTTTGCCGGTAAGCTTAAGAAAAACATCCTCCAGGTTGGCTGCCTTCACTTCTTTCTTCCGCTCAAATCCTGTGGCAATCAATTCATCAATCAGGTGGTCCGGTGTATTCAAAGCTTTTATGCGGCCGCCGTCAACCAATGCAACGCGCTCGCATAATTGCTCCGCCTCATCCATATAATGCGTGGTGATGACGATGGTGGTTCCCTGGCCGCGCACCTGGCGGATCAGTTCCCACAAATTGCGGCGTGCCTGCGGATCAAGTCCGGTAGTAGGTTCGTCAAGAAAAATAATTTTCGGTTGATTAATCAACGTGGTGGAAATGGAGAAACGCT
The DNA window shown above is from Chitinophagales bacterium and carries:
- a CDS encoding glycoside hydrolase family 57 protein, encoding MLKAKKIIVEPDFKNPGSETEKVFDAVTGFTVPVFPLHESLAGLQIDPVAEAAQQPVSVVSAETANPTPDDKPITEPAKTTPASAAKKQGTLPGTSVCFYFQVHQPFRLRNYHYDEIGQDHYYENHDLNVEILNKVADKCYLPTNAKILELLLRHKGKFKVAYSISGVALEQFELHRPDVILSFQALAASGYVEILDETYYHSLSFLYSKEEFDRQVKLHREKIKTLFNLEPAIFRNTELIFNNDLAKHVAAMGYKGMLCEGTDRYLRTRTPNQVYTSPGIDNFSLLLKNYRLSDDIAFRFSNHQWENWPLTADKFSQWLHDHAGNAETINLFMDYETFGEHQWKETGIFNFLDNLPEMILDHPDFYFRSPSEVLAAHPVRDVYDVPEFTSWADEERDLSAWNENALQREALAKIYALEEAVKATGNDDLLKVWGKLQTSDHFYYMSTKFWADGDVHKYFSPFASPYDAGIYFMNVISDLGKTIAEYKMPATS
- a CDS encoding DUF4405 domain-containing protein: MSRTIVNLLLDLSAGLLFLAMILTGFIIRFPLPPGTNKSRMLWGLARHEYGVIHYWFSLGFLVVLLLHLLLHWQWLTSVIGKRVFGMATGRKASIRAGLLTIIAIVSGFTVFAITAYRSVTDTSGNVICNTAIPSGNQPEAVSANSINNLPKTDFWKEVYPVLEMNCISCHGPRKQLGGFRADNRDDFFGKNGKEAFIVPGKSSESKLIEIISGRRPTMKSADAHILPAEDIRTITKWIDEGADWPQD
- a CDS encoding ABC transporter permease, translated to MPPQSYSQVRAMLAITRASLRSIFRSPSAVIFSFAFPLIFILVFGFVGNSGFKLEVGVEQASDTTSILYKAIKQNPQFRLIAGENDQDLITDLNKGRIDGMINIQPNTSGTGAPVIIHVKTSASSRNAPLLINMLQSMIDRKTMINMQPQTMMAEIREERQPGRPYKSIDFILPGMLGFSLLSTGVFGTAFTFLGLRQTLVIKRFFATPVKRPYIIIGEGLSRVLFSLLTSSVILVLGYFAFGFTLVHGLITFINLLILSFIGLFIFMGFGFVVSGLAKNEAAVPPIANIITLPQFLLAGTFFSTDAFPSWLQPIPKILPLTYLNDAMRKVSFEGAGLFDVWKDLMALGICGIIVYAVAVKVFRWE